The Micromonospora sediminicola genome contains a region encoding:
- the thrS gene encoding threonine--tRNA ligase: MIDHRRLGRELELFVSDPLAGAGLPIWLPAGAAARHAVEEYVRELERRAGYRHVYSPPLGKRELFERSGHLGYFADDMFPPMRLSADDEFVLRPALCPHHALVFAARGRSYRELPLRVAELGGMYRAERSGVLGGLSRVRAISLNDAHNFCALEQVGDEVREILRLIREAHAALGVRPAGFRLSLRGPDQRYVGDDAGWARAEELLRAALDGVDVTEAPGEAAFYGPKIDIQIVDAGGRESTISTVQLDFDKPERFDLSYTDSDGRRKRPVMVHRSLVGSMERLFAYLIEVHEGAFPAWYAPVQLVLLPVDDAQADAVHRLRREAEAAGLRAEVDESGSLGARIRDAARRRVPYVGVVGAREAADGSVSLRLRDGRGLAPMPAAAAVGLVGAVVASRSPDLLPPA, translated from the coding sequence ATGATCGACCACCGCAGGCTCGGCCGGGAGCTGGAGCTGTTCGTCTCCGACCCGCTCGCGGGCGCCGGGCTGCCGATCTGGCTGCCGGCCGGCGCCGCCGCCCGGCACGCCGTCGAGGAGTACGTACGGGAGTTGGAGCGTCGGGCCGGCTACCGGCACGTCTACTCGCCGCCGCTGGGCAAACGGGAGCTGTTCGAACGCTCCGGGCACCTGGGCTACTTCGCCGACGACATGTTCCCGCCGATGCGGTTGAGCGCCGACGACGAGTTCGTGCTCCGTCCGGCGCTCTGCCCGCACCACGCGCTGGTCTTCGCCGCCCGGGGCCGGTCCTACCGGGAACTGCCGCTGCGCGTCGCCGAGCTGGGCGGGATGTATCGGGCCGAGCGCTCCGGGGTGCTCGGCGGGCTGTCCCGGGTGCGGGCCATCTCGCTCAACGACGCACACAACTTCTGCGCGCTGGAGCAGGTCGGCGACGAGGTGCGGGAGATCCTGCGGCTGATCCGCGAGGCGCACGCCGCCCTCGGCGTCCGTCCGGCCGGGTTCCGGTTGTCGCTGCGCGGGCCGGACCAGCGGTACGTCGGCGACGACGCCGGGTGGGCGCGGGCCGAGGAGCTGCTCCGCGCCGCGCTCGACGGGGTGGACGTCACCGAGGCGCCGGGCGAGGCCGCGTTCTACGGCCCGAAGATCGACATCCAGATCGTGGACGCGGGCGGCCGGGAGTCGACCATCTCCACCGTCCAGCTCGACTTCGACAAGCCGGAGCGGTTCGACCTGTCGTACACCGACTCGGACGGGCGGCGGAAGCGGCCGGTGATGGTGCACCGGAGCCTGGTGGGCAGCATGGAGCGGCTGTTCGCCTACCTGATCGAGGTGCACGAGGGCGCGTTCCCGGCCTGGTACGCCCCGGTGCAGCTGGTGCTGCTCCCGGTGGACGACGCGCAGGCCGACGCGGTCCACCGGCTCCGCCGCGAGGCGGAGGCCGCCGGTCTGCGGGCCGAGGTCGACGAATCGGGCTCGCTGGGCGCGCGGATCCGGGACGCGGCCCGCCGACGCGTCCCGTACGTCGGGGTGGTCGGTGCCCGGGAGGCGGCCGACGGGTCGGTCTCGCTGCGCCTGCGCGACGGGCGCGGTCTCGCCCCGATGCCCGCCGCCGCGGCGGTGGGGCTGGTCGGCGCGGTGGTCGCGAGCCGGTCGCCCGACCTGCTCCCGCCGGCCTGA
- a CDS encoding serine hydrolase domain-containing protein, whose product MGPGELDAFVTGQMKRAGVPGLAYAVVGPDGVERQETFGKDGDGEAVTATTPFLWGSLAKPVTASLVVRMAAAGELDLDERVTTYLPGFAMADDEARTITLRHLLSQTGGIPERMDLTDRYDADRRPGDVVDDLADVRLAAGVGAKHVYSSLNYMLLGAVVEEVTGRDFAKVLRERLLVPAGMDTAIVDADDAADRLPPGHRYVLGQPRAFRTAFDPAGLSSGYLGGSLRDAVAFVEANLDGSRVLTPDQRAALRHPEVVTGDDRSYGLGWRTWPVFGGDQPMVWHAGAAPGYQAGLVLLPEQGRAVVVLQNVYGNFQETRLLDTAWGLASLLAGAEPEPHGGEPSYLTILSALGAVCLALVAILAVSLRRLARPPGPVWSRRRAVVGLAGWLVGLVLVGGGLLALPAAFGVTLGQVQLWAPDIAALLDSGLVLVVLAALGRLAVTARARLAGTRADVA is encoded by the coding sequence GTGGGGCCCGGTGAACTGGACGCCTTCGTCACCGGACAGATGAAGCGCGCGGGCGTCCCCGGACTCGCCTACGCGGTGGTGGGGCCGGACGGGGTGGAGCGCCAGGAGACGTTCGGCAAGGACGGTGACGGCGAGGCCGTCACCGCCACGACCCCGTTCCTCTGGGGCTCCCTGGCCAAGCCGGTGACCGCGAGCCTGGTGGTGCGGATGGCGGCCGCCGGGGAACTCGACCTCGACGAGCGCGTGACGACGTACCTGCCGGGCTTCGCCATGGCCGACGACGAGGCGCGCACGATCACCCTGCGGCACCTGCTGAGCCAGACCGGCGGCATTCCCGAGCGGATGGACCTCACCGACCGTTACGACGCCGACCGGCGCCCCGGGGACGTCGTCGATGACCTCGCCGACGTTCGTCTCGCCGCCGGCGTCGGCGCGAAGCACGTCTACTCGAGCTTGAACTACATGCTGCTCGGTGCGGTCGTGGAGGAGGTCACCGGCCGCGATTTCGCGAAGGTGCTGCGCGAGCGGCTGCTCGTGCCGGCGGGCATGGACACCGCGATCGTCGACGCCGACGACGCGGCGGACCGGCTTCCGCCCGGCCACCGGTACGTCCTCGGCCAACCCCGGGCGTTCCGGACCGCGTTCGATCCCGCCGGGCTCAGCTCGGGCTACCTCGGCGGTTCGCTGCGGGACGCCGTCGCGTTCGTCGAGGCCAACCTCGACGGCAGCCGGGTGCTGACTCCCGATCAACGCGCGGCCCTGCGCCATCCGGAAGTTGTCACCGGCGACGACCGGAGCTACGGGCTGGGCTGGCGTACCTGGCCGGTCTTCGGGGGTGACCAGCCGATGGTCTGGCACGCAGGGGCTGCGCCCGGCTACCAGGCCGGGCTCGTGCTGCTGCCGGAGCAGGGGCGGGCGGTGGTGGTGTTGCAGAACGTCTACGGCAACTTCCAGGAGACCCGGTTGCTCGACACCGCGTGGGGGTTGGCGTCACTGCTGGCGGGTGCCGAGCCGGAGCCGCACGGCGGGGAGCCGTCGTACCTGACGATCCTCTCCGCGCTGGGCGCGGTATGCCTGGCGCTGGTGGCCATCCTCGCCGTCTCGCTCCGGCGGTTGGCCCGGCCGCCGGGGCCGGTGTGGTCGCGACGCCGTGCGGTGGTCGGGCTGGCCGGCTGGCTGGTCGGCCTCGTGCTGGTCGGAGGCGGGCTGCTGGCCCTGCCGGCGGCCTTCGGGGTGACGCTCGGCCAGGTGCAGCTCTGGGCGCCCGACATCGCGGCGCTTCTCGACAGCGGCCTGGTGCTGGTCGTCCTGGCGGCCCTGGGCCGACTCGCGGTGACGGCACGCGCCCGCCTGGCCGGAACCCGCGCCGACGTGGCCTGA
- a CDS encoding ABC transporter ATP-binding protein translates to MPGQHPVSAVPQQAEPKRLPPAGRRPGGPPHMNMGMPAEKAMRFGPSARRLLGRLRPYRIQLVGVLALALASVGLSVIGPKVLGHATDLIFNGVIGRQLPAGTSTEAAVAAARAAGNGNFADMLARMDVMPGAGIDFDRLGRVLAFAVALYVAASVLMWAQGWVLNGVVQRTVFRLRADVEDKLNRLPLPYFDKQPRGELLSRVTNDIDNISQTLQQTLSQLLTSLLTVVGVLGMMFWISPLLATVALVAIPLSVIVTGQIAKRSQRKFIAQWTHTGELNAQIEEAYTGHELVKVFGRQKEVEAAFHAKNEELFKASFGAQFVSGIIMPAMFFIGNLSYVAIAVVGGLRVASGAMSLGDVQAFIQYSRQFTQPLTQVASMANLLQSGVASAERVFAVLDADEQSADPGEPARIADPHGRVEFEHVSFRYDPNKPLIDDLSLVAEPGHTVAIVGPTGAGKTTLVNLVMRFYELDAGRITLDGVDISTLRRDDLRGRIGMVLQDTWLFGGTIRDNIAYGRPDATEEEILAAARATFVDRFVRSLPDGYDTVIDEEGSNVSAGEKQLITIARAFLAEPSLLILDEATSSVDTRTEVLLQRAMAALRSDRTSFVIAHRLSTIRDADLILMMEQGRIVEQGTHDQLVAAGGAYARLYRAQFTGAVISDEVPAPTPGGPPAGVRPTGAPVGN, encoded by the coding sequence ATGCCCGGCCAGCACCCCGTGAGCGCCGTACCGCAGCAGGCCGAACCGAAGCGGCTGCCTCCGGCCGGACGGCGGCCCGGCGGCCCGCCACACATGAACATGGGCATGCCGGCCGAGAAGGCGATGCGGTTCGGGCCGTCGGCGCGGCGGCTGCTCGGCCGGCTGCGCCCGTACCGGATCCAGCTCGTCGGCGTGCTGGCGCTGGCGCTGGCCAGCGTCGGGCTCAGCGTGATCGGGCCGAAGGTGCTCGGGCACGCCACCGACCTGATCTTCAACGGGGTGATCGGGCGGCAGTTGCCGGCCGGCACCAGCACCGAGGCGGCGGTGGCCGCGGCCCGGGCCGCGGGCAACGGCAACTTCGCCGACATGCTGGCCCGGATGGACGTGATGCCCGGCGCGGGCATCGACTTCGACCGGCTGGGCCGGGTGCTGGCGTTCGCGGTCGCGCTCTACGTCGCCGCGAGCGTGCTGATGTGGGCGCAGGGCTGGGTGCTCAACGGCGTGGTGCAGCGCACCGTGTTCCGGCTCCGCGCCGACGTGGAGGACAAGCTCAACCGGCTGCCGCTGCCGTACTTCGACAAGCAGCCGCGGGGCGAGCTGCTGAGCCGGGTCACCAACGACATCGACAACATCTCGCAGACCCTCCAGCAGACGCTGAGCCAGCTGCTCACGTCGCTGCTGACCGTCGTCGGCGTACTCGGGATGATGTTCTGGATCTCGCCGCTGCTGGCGACGGTGGCCCTGGTCGCGATCCCGTTGTCGGTGATCGTCACCGGTCAGATCGCCAAGCGGTCGCAGCGCAAGTTCATCGCCCAGTGGACCCACACCGGTGAGCTGAACGCCCAGATCGAGGAGGCCTACACCGGGCACGAGCTGGTCAAGGTGTTCGGCCGGCAGAAGGAGGTCGAGGCCGCCTTCCACGCCAAGAACGAGGAGCTGTTCAAGGCCAGCTTCGGCGCCCAGTTCGTCTCCGGGATCATCATGCCGGCGATGTTCTTCATCGGGAACCTCAGCTACGTCGCCATCGCGGTGGTCGGCGGGCTGCGGGTGGCCTCCGGCGCGATGAGCCTCGGCGACGTGCAGGCGTTCATCCAGTACTCGCGGCAGTTCACCCAGCCGCTCACCCAGGTCGCGTCGATGGCCAACCTGCTCCAGTCCGGGGTGGCCTCGGCGGAGCGGGTCTTCGCCGTGCTCGACGCCGACGAGCAGAGCGCCGACCCGGGCGAGCCGGCCCGGATCGCCGACCCGCACGGCCGGGTCGAGTTCGAACACGTCTCGTTCCGCTACGACCCGAACAAGCCGCTGATCGACGACCTCTCCCTGGTCGCCGAGCCCGGGCACACCGTGGCCATCGTCGGTCCCACCGGCGCCGGCAAGACCACCCTGGTCAACCTGGTCATGCGGTTCTACGAGCTGGACGCCGGCCGGATCACGCTGGACGGGGTGGACATCAGCACCCTGCGCCGGGACGACCTGCGCGGACGGATCGGCATGGTGCTCCAGGACACCTGGCTGTTCGGCGGCACCATCCGGGACAACATCGCCTACGGGCGGCCGGACGCCACCGAGGAGGAGATCCTCGCCGCCGCCCGGGCGACCTTCGTGGACCGCTTCGTCCGCAGCCTGCCGGACGGCTACGACACCGTGATCGACGAGGAGGGCAGCAACGTCAGCGCCGGCGAGAAGCAGCTCATCACCATCGCGCGGGCGTTCCTGGCCGAGCCGTCGCTGCTGATCCTCGACGAGGCGACCAGCTCGGTGGACACCCGCACCGAGGTGCTGCTCCAGCGCGCCATGGCGGCGCTGCGCTCCGACCGGACCAGTTTCGTCATCGCGCACCGGCTCTCCACCATCCGCGACGCCGACCTGATCCTGATGATGGAGCAGGGCCGGATCGTCGAGCAGGGCACCCACGACCAGCTGGTCGCCGCCGGTGGCGCGTACGCCCGGCTCTACCGGGCCCAGTTCACCGGCGCGGTGATCTCCGACGAGGTGCCCGCGCCGACGCCGGGCGGTCCGCCGGCCGGGGTCCGGCCCACCGGCGCGCCGGTCGGGAACTGA
- a CDS encoding VOC family protein, which produces MASRTSNFCFDAIDPYAQVTWWSAVLDDFQLLNPEEMGPDDDECWLVGPDSREIIFARVPEPKTVKNRMHFCLRPTDRSREEEVDRILSLGATLVTDLRDGPSKGWAVLADPEGNEFCVLTRHVPEG; this is translated from the coding sequence ATGGCCTCTCGTACCTCCAACTTCTGCTTCGACGCGATCGACCCCTACGCGCAGGTGACCTGGTGGTCGGCGGTGCTCGACGACTTCCAGCTGCTCAACCCGGAGGAGATGGGGCCCGACGACGACGAGTGCTGGCTGGTCGGTCCCGACTCCAGGGAGATCATCTTCGCCCGCGTCCCGGAACCGAAGACGGTGAAGAACCGGATGCACTTCTGCCTCCGCCCCACCGACCGCAGCCGTGAGGAGGAGGTGGACCGCATCCTCTCGCTGGGCGCCACTCTCGTGACCGACCTACGCGACGGGCCGTCGAAGGGCTGGGCCGTGCTCGCCGACCCCGAGGGCAACGAGTTCTGCGTCCTCACCCGCCACGTCCCCGAGGGCTAG
- a CDS encoding DedA family protein has protein sequence MAELISDVASPMWAYALLLTLLVADAFVPVVPTQVVMITSGALTVYGGLNLPLTIAVGAVGVFVGDLACYVLGRTAPARRAARHATPGRARRAVARATRRLREPGPLVILLCRFVPGGRMAACFSAGRSRYPYRLFLTYEAAAATGWASYGTLVGHLGGTALTESAWRLLLIGGLAAAGFAGAGWAMTWISTRQTRTEAPAD, from the coding sequence GTGGCCGAACTCATCTCTGACGTCGCGTCGCCCATGTGGGCGTACGCGCTGCTGCTGACGCTGCTGGTCGCCGACGCCTTCGTCCCGGTGGTGCCGACCCAGGTCGTCATGATCACCAGTGGTGCGCTGACCGTCTACGGCGGGCTCAACCTGCCGCTCACCATCGCGGTCGGCGCGGTCGGCGTCTTCGTCGGTGACCTGGCCTGCTATGTGCTCGGCCGCACCGCACCGGCCCGCCGGGCAGCCCGGCACGCCACGCCGGGGCGGGCCCGCCGCGCCGTCGCCCGGGCCACCCGCCGACTGCGCGAGCCCGGACCGCTGGTGATCCTGCTCTGCCGCTTCGTGCCCGGCGGCCGGATGGCGGCGTGTTTCTCGGCCGGCCGCAGCCGCTACCCGTACCGACTGTTCCTGACCTACGAGGCGGCGGCGGCCACCGGCTGGGCCAGCTACGGCACGCTCGTCGGTCACCTGGGCGGCACGGCACTGACCGAGTCGGCGTGGCGGTTGCTGCTGATCGGCGGGCTGGCGGCGGCCGGGTTCGCGGGGGCGGGCTGGGCCATGACCTGGATCAGCACCCGCCAGACCCGCACCGAGGCCCCCGCCGACTGA
- a CDS encoding helix-turn-helix domain-containing protein — MSDGSNWRDVKAKARGVDPSWDDADRVARRGRLREQMLAAVSGAQLAEIRKQLGMTQAQLAEAAGLSQARISQIENGESVNLEILRAYVTGLGGHLDVVARIGNIRLDVA, encoded by the coding sequence ATGAGCGATGGGTCGAACTGGCGCGACGTCAAGGCGAAGGCCCGGGGGGTCGACCCCTCCTGGGACGATGCCGACCGGGTGGCCCGGCGTGGACGACTCAGGGAACAGATGCTGGCCGCGGTCAGTGGCGCCCAACTGGCGGAGATCCGGAAGCAGCTGGGCATGACACAGGCTCAACTGGCGGAGGCGGCGGGCCTGTCCCAGGCCCGGATCAGCCAGATCGAGAACGGCGAGAGCGTCAATCTGGAGATCCTCCGCGCCTACGTGACCGGGCTGGGTGGCCACCTCGACGTCGTGGCCAGGATCGGCAACATCCGGCTCGACGTGGCGTGA
- a CDS encoding ABC transporter ATP-binding protein, producing MLIRLLRTHLRPYRRLLAAVVALQFVGTMASLYLPSLNADIIDRGVARGDTDQILRTGGWMLVVSLLQIACSIAAVYLGAKTAMGFGRDVRRAIFGHVNRFSAREVARFGTPSLITRNTNDVQQVQMLVLLSCTMLVAAPIMSVGGVVMALREDVGLSWLMLVCVPVLAVALGLIIRRMVPGFRLMQTRIDTVNRVLREQITGIRVVRAFVREPYETDRFQGANADLTATALRIGRLQALIFPIVMLVLNVSSVAVLWFGAARVDSGEIQVGALTAFLQYLMQILMAVMMATFMLMMVPRAAVCAERIEEVLDTDSSVVPAADPVTEVAGRGELELRGAGFQYPGATAPVLRDISFRARPGRTTAIIGSTGAGKTTLLTLIPRLVDPTAGAVLVDGVDVRDLAPDELWRRIGLVPQRPYLFSGTVASNLRYGNPDATDADLWAALEIAQARDFVAEMPGGLDAPIAQGGTNVSGGQRQRLAIARALVRKPEIYLFDDSFSALDLGTDARLRAALRPVTADAAVVIVAQRVSTIVDADQIIVLEDGGVVGMGRHDELLENCPTYAEIVASQQTAEVTA from the coding sequence GTGCTGATCCGCCTGCTCCGCACACATCTGCGCCCGTACCGACGACTGCTGGCCGCCGTGGTGGCGCTCCAGTTCGTCGGCACGATGGCCTCGCTCTACCTGCCCAGCCTCAACGCCGACATCATCGACCGGGGCGTCGCCCGCGGCGACACCGACCAGATCCTGCGGACGGGCGGCTGGATGCTGGTGGTCAGCCTGCTCCAGATCGCCTGCTCGATCGCCGCGGTCTACCTCGGCGCGAAGACCGCGATGGGCTTCGGCCGTGACGTCCGCAGGGCGATCTTCGGGCACGTCAACCGCTTCTCCGCCCGCGAGGTGGCCCGCTTCGGCACGCCGTCCCTGATCACCCGCAACACCAACGACGTCCAGCAGGTGCAGATGCTGGTGCTGCTCAGCTGCACCATGCTGGTGGCCGCGCCGATCATGAGCGTCGGCGGCGTGGTGATGGCGCTGCGCGAGGACGTCGGCCTCTCCTGGCTGATGCTGGTCTGCGTACCGGTGCTGGCCGTCGCGCTGGGCCTGATCATCCGCCGGATGGTGCCGGGCTTCCGGCTCATGCAGACCCGGATCGACACCGTCAACCGGGTGCTGCGCGAGCAGATCACCGGCATCCGGGTGGTCCGGGCGTTCGTCCGCGAGCCGTACGAGACCGACCGCTTCCAGGGGGCCAACGCCGACCTGACGGCGACCGCGCTGCGCATCGGCCGACTCCAGGCGCTGATCTTCCCGATCGTGATGCTGGTGCTCAACGTCTCCAGCGTGGCGGTGCTCTGGTTCGGCGCGGCCCGGGTCGACTCCGGGGAGATCCAGGTCGGCGCGCTCACCGCGTTCCTGCAGTACCTGATGCAGATCCTGATGGCGGTCATGATGGCCACCTTCATGCTGATGATGGTGCCCCGGGCGGCGGTCTGCGCCGAACGCATCGAGGAGGTGCTGGACACCGACTCCTCGGTGGTGCCGGCGGCCGACCCGGTGACCGAGGTCGCCGGACGCGGCGAGCTGGAGCTGCGCGGCGCCGGCTTCCAGTACCCGGGCGCCACCGCGCCGGTGCTGCGCGACATCTCGTTCCGGGCCCGGCCGGGCCGCACCACGGCGATCATCGGGTCCACCGGCGCCGGCAAGACCACGTTGCTGACGTTGATCCCCCGGCTGGTCGACCCGACCGCCGGCGCGGTCCTGGTCGACGGCGTGGACGTGCGCGACCTGGCCCCGGACGAGCTGTGGCGGCGGATCGGGCTGGTGCCGCAACGGCCGTACCTGTTCAGCGGCACGGTGGCGAGCAACCTGCGCTACGGCAACCCGGACGCCACCGACGCGGACCTCTGGGCGGCCCTGGAGATCGCCCAGGCGCGCGACTTCGTCGCCGAGATGCCGGGCGGACTGGACGCACCGATCGCGCAGGGCGGCACCAACGTCTCCGGCGGCCAGCGGCAACGCCTGGCCATCGCCCGCGCGCTGGTCCGCAAGCCGGAGATCTATCTCTTCGACGACTCCTTCTCCGCACTCGACCTCGGCACGGACGCCCGGTTGCGGGCCGCCCTCAGGCCGGTCACCGCGGACGCGGCGGTGGTGATCGTGGCCCAGCGGGTCTCCACGATCGTCGACGCCGACCAGATCATCGTGCTCGAGGACGGGGGTGTCGTCGGGATGGGACGGCACGACGAACTGCTGGAGAACTGCCCGACGTACGCCGAGATCGTGGCGTCGCAGCAGACGGCGGAGGTGACGGCATGA
- a CDS encoding type II toxin-antitoxin system RelE/ParE family toxin: protein MWEIRLHPAVEDRFLGLCADDPCTADLVSEALDLLAEHGPALGRPLVDRLRGSTYHHMKELRPGSTGTSEVRMIFAFDPLREAVLLVAGDKSGQWQSWYRNAVPLADERFQEHLISLKEDQS, encoded by the coding sequence GTGTGGGAGATCCGGCTCCATCCTGCTGTCGAAGACCGGTTCCTCGGCCTGTGCGCGGACGACCCGTGCACCGCTGACCTCGTCAGCGAGGCGCTCGACCTGCTGGCCGAGCACGGTCCCGCGCTGGGCCGGCCGCTGGTCGATCGACTCAGGGGCAGCACCTACCACCACATGAAAGAGCTGAGACCGGGTTCCACCGGCACGTCGGAGGTTCGCATGATCTTCGCGTTCGATCCGCTCCGCGAGGCGGTGCTCCTGGTGGCCGGGGACAAGTCGGGGCAGTGGCAGAGTTGGTACCGCAACGCCGTCCCGTTGGCGGACGAACGGTTCCAGGAGCACCTGATCAGCTTGAAGGAAGATCAGTCATGA
- a CDS encoding DUF998 domain-containing protein: MRGARRSGLLALGGIALAAVLAVIGHLEVNDDLSPWSLTVSDFAVSDRGGVIDTAMAVLAVASAVLLPALRRAGAGRAAVVLLVAWSAGLLAAAVVPTNEPGLPMDTAAYVHRYASVLSFLALPVAGWLLARRLGAAPAGWLRAWTVASLLLAAAMIWSAYPGDRALIGLAERLLILAETALLTTVALHLTRVAALTPACGT; encoded by the coding sequence ATGCGTGGAGCCCGGAGAAGCGGCCTGCTGGCCCTCGGCGGGATCGCCCTGGCGGCGGTGCTCGCCGTGATCGGTCACCTCGAGGTGAACGACGACCTGAGTCCCTGGTCGCTGACCGTCAGCGACTTCGCCGTCTCCGACCGGGGCGGCGTCATCGACACCGCGATGGCGGTCCTCGCGGTGGCCAGCGCCGTACTCCTTCCCGCGCTGCGCCGGGCGGGCGCCGGTCGGGCGGCGGTCGTGCTGCTGGTCGCCTGGTCGGCCGGGCTGCTGGCCGCCGCCGTGGTGCCCACGAACGAGCCGGGCCTGCCCATGGACACCGCGGCCTACGTGCACCGGTACGCGTCGGTCCTGTCGTTCCTGGCCCTGCCGGTCGCCGGCTGGCTGCTCGCCCGCCGGCTCGGCGCCGCGCCCGCCGGTTGGCTACGCGCGTGGACGGTGGCGAGCCTGCTGCTGGCCGCCGCGATGATCTGGTCCGCCTACCCCGGTGACCGCGCGTTGATCGGACTGGCCGAGCGACTCCTGATCCTCGCCGAGACCGCCCTCCTGACCACCGTCGCCCTGCACCTGACGCGGGTCGCCGCGCTCACGCCGGCTTGTGGAACATGA
- a CDS encoding helix-turn-helix transcriptional regulator: protein MADDPTERTLLLLALLHSRSGWTVEELAGRLGVSGRTVRRDADRLRRLGYGVVARPGPGSSYRLVPGVALPPLLFDPDEISCVVAGLRLIEGAMPGDDAPARALAKLDRVLPRALRRRAAATMLAVTVPEIDDPGINARAVGVVADAVAQGRSVRFTYRDDHDRPTTRLLIPHRHVHRRGRWYLIGYDVDRDDWRVFRLDRVHDLEVVATGDEAPDFPDASAGRWLATDFGRRSTHAPRGAGERS, encoded by the coding sequence ATGGCCGACGACCCCACCGAGCGGACGCTGTTGCTCCTCGCCCTGCTCCATTCGCGCTCCGGCTGGACCGTCGAGGAACTCGCCGGCCGCCTCGGGGTGAGCGGGCGGACCGTGCGACGCGACGCCGACCGGCTGCGCCGGCTCGGCTACGGCGTGGTGGCGCGCCCCGGTCCCGGGAGCAGCTACCGTCTGGTCCCCGGCGTCGCACTGCCGCCGCTGTTGTTCGACCCCGACGAGATCAGTTGCGTGGTGGCGGGGCTCCGCCTGATCGAGGGCGCCATGCCGGGCGACGACGCCCCGGCCCGCGCGCTGGCCAAGCTCGACCGGGTGCTGCCCCGCGCCCTACGTCGCCGGGCCGCAGCGACCATGCTCGCCGTCACCGTTCCGGAGATCGACGACCCCGGCATCAACGCCCGCGCGGTCGGCGTCGTGGCCGACGCGGTGGCCCAGGGCCGGAGCGTCCGGTTCACCTACCGCGACGACCACGACCGGCCGACCACCCGCCTGCTGATCCCCCACCGCCACGTCCACCGTCGCGGTCGCTGGTACCTCATCGGTTACGACGTCGACCGCGACGACTGGCGCGTCTTCCGACTCGACCGGGTGCACGACCTGGAGGTCGTGGCCACCGGTGACGAGGCGCCCGATTTCCCCGACGCCTCCGCCGGTCGCTGGCTCGCCACCGACTTCGGCCGGCGCTCGACCCACGCACCCAGGGGCGCAGGTGAGCGGAGCTGA
- a CDS encoding NAD(P)H-binding protein, giving the protein MTIAVTTPTGNVGRHVVAMLIRAGVRPRVLARRPERLKPDIRAEVEVVAVDQHDVDAVVAATAGVTALFWVDPPPAGDDPLAEYARATDSVIRAVRENGIGRVVFQSSVGAEKRHGVGEIDGLARTEEALDATAASVTHLRCGMFFSNLELQVDAIRSGTIPVLLPVDHAIPWVAPRDIAEVATTRLLADAWTGRCVRAVHGPADLTWTQVAETVTAVTGHRLRVERISDDSMRELLSAAGMSEARIEALIGMSSGMRDDFTPEQARTVHTSTPTTLASWVGDVLAPLLDGQGPGDRRRP; this is encoded by the coding sequence ATGACGATCGCCGTGACGACTCCGACGGGCAATGTGGGCCGCCACGTGGTGGCCATGCTGATCCGCGCCGGTGTCCGGCCACGGGTGCTGGCCCGTCGGCCGGAGCGGCTGAAGCCCGACATCCGCGCGGAGGTGGAGGTCGTCGCGGTCGACCAGCACGACGTCGACGCCGTGGTCGCGGCCACCGCCGGCGTCACCGCGCTGTTCTGGGTCGATCCGCCGCCCGCCGGTGACGACCCACTCGCGGAGTACGCGCGGGCGACCGACAGCGTGATCCGGGCGGTGCGGGAGAACGGCATCGGCCGGGTCGTCTTCCAGAGCAGCGTCGGAGCCGAGAAACGGCACGGCGTCGGCGAGATCGACGGGCTGGCCCGGACCGAGGAGGCGCTCGACGCCACCGCCGCGTCGGTCACCCACCTGCGCTGCGGCATGTTCTTCAGCAACCTGGAACTCCAGGTCGACGCCATCCGCAGCGGGACGATCCCGGTCCTGCTGCCGGTGGACCACGCGATCCCGTGGGTCGCACCGCGCGACATCGCCGAGGTCGCCACCACCAGGCTCCTCGCCGACGCCTGGACGGGACGGTGCGTACGGGCGGTGCACGGGCCCGCCGACCTGACCTGGACCCAGGTCGCCGAGACCGTCACCGCCGTCACCGGCCATCGGCTCCGGGTCGAGCGGATCTCCGACGACTCGATGCGTGAACTGCTCTCCGCCGCCGGTATGAGCGAGGCCCGGATCGAGGCCCTCATCGGGATGTCCAGCGGGATGCGCGACGACTTCACCCCCGAACAGGCGCGCACCGTGCACACGAGCACGCCCACCACCCTGGCCTCGTGGGTCGGTGACGTGCTGGCCCCCCTACTGGACGGTCAGGGCCCCGGTGACCGTCGACGCCCGTAA